A stretch of the Bombyx mori chromosome 12, ASM3026992v2 genome encodes the following:
- the LOC101744654 gene encoding protein toll isoform X3 — MMNNHIESLSLHDFPETLETMDLRYNRLSTVDEEVLQKMFGSSKVEYHLAGNPIPCLCNNSAFVVALQHHQHQVKDYRDLSCIGGGSIDQANMRAICFYERLPVYAGVAASLCFLLILILVVLYYRYRNEILVIMYSSGWFSCCLIEDELDKDKRYDVFISFAYGDSSFVSDTLLPRLEGPPNEFSACVHYRDWVPGNWVPALIAHSVAQSRRTIIVLSKNFLSSVWALLEFRTAHVQALEDGRVRLIVILLDDVTNDARIDDELRAYLSTNTFIRWGDALFWNKLLYALPHRKRTAGLHTVNRADGEEVMQRMREDDPPIGLRQDMPLEFFSLPDTPANAEL; from the exons ATGATGAACAATCACATTGAGAGCTTAAGCCTTCATGACTTTCCAGAAACACTTGAG ACGATGGACCTCAGGTACAACCGACTGTCCACAGTTGATGAAGAGGTATTACAGAAAATGTTTGGCTCCAGTAAAGTGGAGTACCATCTAGCGGGGAACCCCATCCCGTGTCTGTGCAACAACAGCGCCTTCGTCGTCGCTctgcagcaccaccagcaccag GTCAAGGATTACCGAGACCTGTCCTGTATTGGCGGAGGTTCGATCGACCAGGCCAACATGCGGGCGATCTGCTTCTACGAACGTCTGCCGGTGTACGCGGGCGTGGCTGCATCACTCTGTTTCCTGCTCATCTTAATACTGGTAGTGTTGTACTACCGGTACCGGAACGAGATCCTCGTGATCATGTACTCATCGGGCTGGTTTTCGTGCTGCCTGATTGAGGACGAGCTAGACAAGGACAAAAGATACGACGTGTTCATATCGTTCGCTTACGGCGACAGTTCATTCGTGTCGGACACGCTGCTCCCGCGCCTAGAGGGCCCGCCGAACGAGTTCAGCGCGTGCGTGCACTACAGGGACTGGGTGCCCGGCAACTGGGTCCCGGCGCTCATCGCGCACTCGGTGGCGCAGTCGCGGCGAACGATCATCGTGCTCTCCAAGAACTTCCTGTCGTCGGTGTGGGCCCTGCTGGAGTTCCGGACGGCTCACGTCCAGGCGCTGGAAGATGGCCGAGTTCGGCTCATTGTCATCCTCCTCGATGACGTTACTAACGACGCCAGGATCGACGACGAGCTGAGGGCATATCTCTCCACGAACACGTTCATCAGGTGGGGAGACGCCTTGTTTTGGAACAAGCTCTTATACGCGCTGCCTCACAGGAAGCGCACTGCCGGGCTGCACACAGTGAACAGAGCTGACGGCGAGGAAGTCATGCAGAGGATGAGAGAAGACGATCCACCGATTGGACTGCGGCAAGATATGCCACTAGAGTTCTTTAGTTTGCCTGATACACCAGCGAATGCTGAATTATAG
- the LOC110385576 gene encoding uncharacterized protein LOC110385576: protein MINILVTLEISYGQTMKFIRTASRYLETVLLFSSAFAPVLAADMMASEAQKIKVTLNNILQTDDSLLEDDRRKVKQFAGYVSARPFRLRACRVLSLDCTLPVTVLSICVTYLIVVVQFTHLY, encoded by the exons ATGATAAATATTTTGGTGACTTTGGAAATTTCTTATGGACAAACG ATGAAATTTATTAGGACAGCATCTCGTTATCTGGAAACTGTCCTGCTGTTCTCGTCTGCGTTCGCGCCAGTGCTCGCGGCGGACATGATGGCGAGCGAGGCGCAGAAAATAAAAGTCACTCTCAACAACATTCTACAGACAGACGACTCCCTGC TGGAAGATGATCGTCGCAAAGTGAAACAGTTCGCGGGGTACGTCTCGGCTCGGCCGTTCCGGCTCCGCGCGTGTCGGGTGCTCTCGCTGGACTGCACGCTCCCCGTGACCGTGCTCAGCATCTGCGTCACCTACCTCATCGTGGTCGTGCAGTTCACGCATCTCTACTGA